The sequence TAAGAGAAACTGAtgccgagagagaaaagaggttGTCTTTGCGTAATtgaatttaaattaaaattgaAGCCAGATTATTCCCCGTATGAGATGCATGAAGTAGCTTCGTTTTTTTCCAAAGCCATCCCACGCCGGAGCCAAATTATACGAGCTCCGATTGCGGTGGCAGAGCGGGATGGCGTTTCTGGAACGTTTGGCGGAAGAGAACAATAAATCAGCCGACGGTTTTTGTTTTCGTGGCGCATAATAGTTAGTAGACTAGATGGTCAACGGTGTCTCTTTCGTATTCAGGTGAAACAGAAACAGCATCCATAGCCAAAACCTCTTAGACATTCTTCCCCCCTTGCCATGatatgacgacgacgatgcttctccttctcaaacAGCATCCGCCGCACTCACCGCGCTCCCATCCGGCGCAGAactcctcctcatcgccgccgAATCCCTCTTGAACCGCAAATCGCTCGGCGCGCTCCTACTCCTCGTCCTGCTCCTCACCATCGCCAGCCCTTCCTGCCCcatctccgccgccgccagcgcctcCTCGTTGGCCGTCTCCGGATCGCCCGCATCCTGGCCCGGGTTCGCAATCTGATActccagcatcttcagcagcgtGTACACCGCAAACGACAGCAGCGCGCCCAGGCACGGCCCCAGCCAGTAGATCCAGTGGTAAGCCTGGAACCTGCCCGTCACCACCGCCGGGCCGAAGCTCCGCGCCGGGTTGATGCCCGTGCCGGTGAAGTTCGTGCCGGCCATGTGCGCGATGAAGACGCTGACGCCGATGCCCACGGGCGCGAGGAACGTCGCGCGGTGCTTCTCCACGGCGAGGAAGTACACCGTCAGCACGAGCTGCGCCGTGAGGAACATCTCGATGAAG comes from Trichoderma asperellum chromosome 3, complete sequence and encodes:
- a CDS encoding uncharacterized protein (TransMembrane:7 (o15-41i53-74o80-95i102-122o142-161i168-193o213-233i)), with amino-acid sequence MANRIHTLSVRYEKALVIGVGEFCGTFMFLLLSFMGAQVALDNNPTGQRPDPATLLYIASSFGTALAVNVWVFYRVTGGMFNPAVTLGLVLVGAVKPLRALIIVPTQIVAGIAAAAVVSGLLPGHLDVTNSLGSGTNTAQGLFIEMFLTAQLVLTVYFLAVEKHRATFLAPVGIGVSVFIAHMAGTNFTGTGINPARSFGPAVVTGRFQAYHWIYWLGPCLGALLSFAVYTLLKMLEYQIANPGQDAGDPETANEEALAAAEMGQEGLAMVRSRTRSRSAPSDLRFKRDSAAMRRSSAPDGSAVSAADAV